In one window of Zonotrichia albicollis isolate bZonAlb1 chromosome 35, bZonAlb1.hap1, whole genome shotgun sequence DNA:
- the LOC141726454 gene encoding olfactory receptor 14J1-like, with product MSNSSSISHFLLLALADTRQLQLLHFCLLLGISLAALLGNGLIISAVACGHHLHMPMFFFLLNLALSDVGSICTTVPKAMHNSLWDTRDISYTGCAAQLFFFAFFISAEFSLLTIMCYDRYVSICKPLHYGTLLGSRACAHMAAAAWASAFLHALMHTANTFSLPLCQGNALGQFFCEIPAILKLSCSHSNLRELGLLVFSICLALGCFVFIVFSYVQIFRAVLRIPSEQGRHKAFSTCLPHLAVVSLFLSTATFSDLKPSSMSSPSLNLALSLLYSVVTPALNPLIYSLRNQELKAAVRRLMTGWFHKH from the coding sequence atgtccaacagcagctccatcagccacttcctcctgctggcactggcagacacgcggcagctgcagctcctgcacttctgcctcttgctgggcatctccctggctgccctcctgggcaacggcctcatcatcagcgccgtagcctgcggccaccacctgcacatgcccatgttcttcttcctgctcaacctggccctcagcgacgtgggctccatctgcaccactgtccccaaagccatgcacaattccctctgggacaccagggacatctcctacaccggatgtgctgctcagctctttttttttgcctttttcatctcagcagaattttccctcctgaccatcatgtgctacgaccgctacgtgtccatctgcaaacccctgcactacgggaccctcctgggcagcagagcttgtgcccacatggcagcagctgcctgggccagcgCCTTTCTccatgctctcatgcacacagccaatacattttccctgcccctgtgccagggcaatgccctgggccagttcttctgtgaaatccctgccatcctcaagctctcctgctcacactcaaaCCTCAGGGAACTGGGACTTCTTGTGTTTTCCATCTGTTTAGCacttggttgttttgtgttcattgttttctcctatgtgcagatcttcagggctgtgctgaggatcccatctgagcagggacggcacaaagccttttccacctgcctccctcacctggccgtggtctctttgttcctcagcactgccacatTTTCTGACTTGAAGCCCTCCTCCATGTCTTCTCCATCCCTGAATCTGGCCCTTTCACTTCTGTATTCAGTGGTtactccagccctgaaccccctcatctacagcctgaggaaccaggagctcaaggctgcagtgaggagactgatgactgggtGGTTTCACAAACATTAA